A window of Bombus terrestris chromosome 4, iyBomTerr1.2, whole genome shotgun sequence genomic DNA:
TAGTATAAATATGAGATAGTATCGTTTGGAAAAATAAGTCTTTTCTTCTTGTTATTATGTACCAagattttatgaattaatttctaattatacaaaattttaaagatCCCATAGTTTAAACATTAttatataatgaataaaatatttaggaaATCATTTTTGTGCGTTCTGCAACATTCTGGATATAATAATGTTATTCTTATGTGATATTTgctctttttgtttttaatacagTTCAGAGATCTTAATACAGATTCGAAATCCAGGACattcaattaaaatatgtagcaaatttttttatcgtgataagttaattgaaattgaaagtcttcaaatttattcatttcatttatagtggtatgaattttataaatatagaattttatagattttgtaatggtataataaaaagattaatttcttAGGTGATGCCAGTTGAAAATAGCATGCGGAATCCGCAACATTTTCTTGGTTGCCCGAGTGTCCTGAATATAACGATGACTATAGTGGTATCTTTATACGCTATACTGGGTGTATTCGGTTATTTGAAATACGGGGAAGCAGTTGACGCAACTATCACGCTAAACATACCAATCACAGAAATGTAAGtacgattacaaattaaatatttattaaattgctTGTAATTGAATTCAAAAAGTAAATAGTCTATTGTGTatactatatacgtatatgaaaCATTACTATTTGTTATTTATCTTCAATTTAATAAAGATTTACGAATTagagtaaaatatttaattcttaataaaataatcacgattttctaaattcaatttaaaattcacttaatcaaatttctaaataaatttcaatttataaatgATTTATAACTGCTTCATGAAACATATGTCGTTATCCACGAGGAAAGAATTTATGGTTGTATTCTTGGAGTTTAATATTACACATATGGATAGCTTTCGAGGTATCTACAATTTGCAGAATTTTTCATAGAGGATATTTTATCATAGTTTTATACACAATATTTAAAAGTTCTTAAATGCTcataaatggaaataaaatttgtataagcCAATATATTGTTTTACAGCCCGGGACAGATGGTGAAACTACTTATCGCTCTAGCGGTTTTGTTTAGCTACGGATTGCAATTTACCGTGCCAATCGATATAATATGGGGattaataaaagagaaattcagTCATAAATATGAAGGAATATCTGAAACAGCGCTAAGAATGTTCATAGCTTTATTTACAAGTAAGTTGCTTTCATTTCCAAACAATTATAATCTGAGAAAACTTGAACTAATTTCCTACAAAcggattttgaagaaaatgacAGAAACGATAATGAATTCTAAGGTCAActgttaacaaagaatatttgtaatattactttGTACACGATTTTTTACTAGTTATATAGTTACAAGACGCAATATATTCTTCCTTCTCTTATTTACATTTAGTCGTAGAACATGTCGACACTGTTTGACAGGAAGAACCTAAGATGCAATTAAATCACAAATTGCTGTCATTTTCCATGTGGTTTTTTTTCGAAACAAATTGCTTTTATCAAGCAGAGCCACGATAAAAGGACTAATGTTTTGATATTCCCGAGATAACAAGCTGTGATTAACCTTCTGGTTATTACCGGTTTACGCCACTGAGTGTGTACCAGACATGTGTGTTATTTTCCTAAGGAAGTAAGAGAGGAACGTGAATTGCAATAGAAAGACGTAGACCGAGTTAGGGGAATACTTGTTGGCTTCGTAACCGCATGACTCACTGTTAACCGTTCAATGACTCGTTCGCATTTAATTCATTGAGGATCTACCACTTTGATATTCACGTCCTTGTTGTTTACGTTGTTGATGTTTCGACTTTTCGACGCGATAACTCTGTCTCTTTATAATGCAAGCTGTGATTTCCCTCGGCTGTGATGTTACTTAATAAGCTTGTCAAACAACTGAATTTAAATATACTAGTTCATTGATTTATACGTAGTATTCGCTACACGCAATTTTCTCGTAGCTTTTTTAAATTCTGATATATCCCAATTTTTTcataatactttataatataatatctaaaatCTTCTctatattcgatatttaaattGAACACATAGAATTTTCATACatatgaatttgaattttttaacgaatcattaaatttttgttaGCTAATTTTTCCACGATGACTATCATATGAGAATTGCAAAATATAGAATGTTGTCTCTCTTTATAGATTATTCTTTTGGTTTGAAGAACGACAAGTGTATTTATAATAAACTTTGAAATATCAAGACGAACAAATTATACTTTTCtcttatatatttcaataaatacgtATTTTAAGTGTTTCAGTGTATAGACTACtgtttatagaattttatttaataatttcttttcctttcagtTGCTGTGGCATGTCTGGTTCCAAAACTCGAACCCTTTATTTCCCTAGTCGGATCAGTATTTTTCTCCATTCTTGGCGTCACAATCCCAGCAATCGTGGAAACAGTTTCGTGCTGGGATGGCCACTTGGGTAAGTATAACTGGAGACTTTGGAAGAACAGTggacttttaatattttctctcttAGCGCTAGTATTCGGTTCATGGATCTCCATCACAGATATAATCAAATTGTATCAATAAAGTAATAACCTAAATCCATTTTTATAATTGCGTACGCAAAAAAGACTTAATGTAAAATTAACACGTTAACTATGTACGTCTCGTATCTGAGTCAACATATATACCGCCGTTCATAAGTATCAGAATACTGCTCGTTTCGtacgaaaattaatatttgatgtAGATTATCGATAAAACGGCTACTTCatctttttaaaattcaaagggCCGATTTTGTATTCACGCAAGATAATGATCTAAGACACATAATGGGACTGACAAAAATTTAGAATCTTAATGACTAAACTAACTAAAAGCCCATTGAAAAcatttgaaatgaaattattataggTAGGAAATTCTGGCTAAAATCTGattttaagaattattttaagAACTGATTTTAAGAATATATAGTATTCATAGAATCAGATAACATTAAATGTAACAGGAAAAATGAtgatacgaaagaaatttttgagaTAATTGTCGAggatattattttaatgtttcacCTACGAATGCCTTACGGTGTAAGATTTTTAATGAGATAGTAATTTTTAACGGttctaataatttctttataattatttaacttcTAGTTTTTCGTTAATGTTCTAATACTTATGAAGTGTGATATAGActtacgatatacaatatatgtgATACCTGCTTATCAGACGTAGAATACAAATTAAAGATCGCGAAATTtgtaaaagaaacttttataataatttatgtaaaaaacGTGTATGTATAAGTgtatacgatataaaaatcgattttgtacgaaaattatttgttagcatagattattaataatagaaattcgaTGAGAAGTGAATGTATCGAAATTATTAAGACTAGATCTTTTTTAAGACGCTGTCGAATATCTGTACAGTCATCGTGACATATTAGCTATCATTATTTATCATTAACGTAATTCACATTCCCATGgagtatttatttttaagagTATTCGTGTACATTGTGTATTTATCTCTGCGTTATACTTAAGCATTTTTGTAATTTACAGATTTCTTGTAATTTAAAGAATATTGTAAAATCGTGaagtattataattaatttggtGATCATAAGATTAGATCGTAATGGAAGAAAAATGGAGAAAGCGTATCTAATTTTAGAAAGGATAAATAGATaggtgtattatatttattgtaaatattcaaGCTAgagatacaatattttttaaactatgTAGTATGCTTTGAAGTGAGTTTAGTAATAAAGTAGATTAGCGTTCGTGGATTTATTGTTAATGTAGTAGTGGTCGCTTTTTAAAGTTGTAgtaaatttctaaaaaagaaggtaatatattattatttatttacttgtataaacgaaaaagTAATTTTCTTGCCTATgtgtataaattttaataaacaatctaatatttctaatttaagCGAACAGATGCGACTGTTACTACATTAAATTTGTAAGAGTAAATAGTATGCAAcatcataaattgtaaatttatcacTGTATAAAACATTAAACCTATATGCATTTTTTAGAAataatcaattatttttaagCATTCTAGTGTGCTGTAACTTTCTTTGTTAGCATCGTGTCTACTGTTCAAAAACATCCAAACACTTGTTCAATATTGGCAACACATATTTTAATCATAAAATTCCGGATAAATCAAACTGTAATGATTTTATTCTGTATAATCGACATGGCTGTGTATAATAGAATATGATGATACGATTAAATTTGCTTTGAAATATCAATGCGCAATAACAAAACTGACATTTGTAATTATCAAACCTttcagaattattttattatttgagaaactttttacttttaaatcaatttttgaCTTGTAAGTCGAATTAACATGATTTTTCTAACTTGATAAAAAGCCTTTAAATGTCAATACAAATAATGATTACATACTAAACGTATACATGTAGTAAATAACCAAATGAATGTagtattgctacgtttgttaaTGGTTAAGTCGTAAAAAGAAACTAATCTAAACTACACTAAATTTTCAGAATACTTATGAACTGTAGCGTACATTTATTGAAATGCCTCAAATGCTTGTGCACGTGAGGGTCTCTGTGCGATATTATTGGATCGTGAATTTGATGATATTAGTAAGGACTCTGCAAATGTTGGTTGTGTTTTGCGTTTTGTACAATTACAATACATTACAGCGACGAAAGTCAAATGAATTCCAATCATCAAAGGAATTATGtttatatatcgaaaaatttttattagacGAAGCGTTTGATATGTGAATCCTATAATCGCCAACGTTGGCGTATTTCcctgtaaaatatttgttagacAATTAGTTCGTCTATCGATATCTGAGAAAAATTgtgattatattttttacattttgaaGTGATCTGGAGCATGATGTAATGAAAGATTGTATTCATAAGTTAACATCTgtttgtaaaaatgtataatgttattcaATTTCTTTGTCAGGATTTTCCAATGACAACGAAATATCAGACtttcttaaaaatgaaaaatgaataaaatatattgaatcAAATCAGCTTCGTTACTATGAAATTAAATTCCCAGCCTACTGATGGATAAATGttaattcaatattattttattgcacAATATAATGATTGAACAAGTACCAATCACAACTATGAATCCGTTGAGGGGAATTAATTTTTTGGTCTCTAAGATTCCCGAATATTATTCCATTATATTTTTACTCTTGTTTATCATACtttcatttttaaagaaaacgaacaaatacatacataatataataaactcAATTTTTAGTAAAGTTCTTGTCTTATTATCATTCGCGAAATACTCTGATGTCAACTTTGAAATCGAAAAATCCATCACATTCGATGTtcacaataaatataatataagtacaataatcataataaatttataataaacgatATGTCTTGAGAATTGAACCGTTTGAACCgtataattttaatcaattgCATTTCATAAGTGAAATCATATGTTTAATAAACAAGATAAAATGATAGGAACTATCTTGAAGGATCTTACATTTTCGCACCACATAAGCGGAAAATATCCCTCGCTGACATTTGAAAGCAACTCTACTGACTGTTTTTCCAAATATAGATTTATTTGTGTCCTTTTCTGTCCAGAAAGAGGCGTTCCGGTATATGGTTCGATAATGATGTAAGTTTCATGCAGCCTTTCATCAGGGTTTAAACCACGTGCGTACTTTAACAGCTGTGGGTCACCGTGTAAAAAGTGTGGTTCTGATAAGACTACCGGCAGTTtctgtaataatattaaatcttAAATTAAAGGAAGATATTTCTATTTTGTTATAATGTTACCTGACATTCCGATACATCGATTAAGCCTTGTGGTAAACattttggtattttattttctaataaacaATAGCACTGCGACGTGTTTAAAAACCATGTCCTTTCTTTCATGACGAATCGTGAGCCAATTAAACCTCGTACCGAAACTTCATCTTTATAATCCGCTTCGATAGTTCTACACATATATCTTGATAACTGATACGGTATATTAACTTAAATAAAGTTATCTTTACTTAACAGTTGGCCAGTGTAATGAAGTAACAACAAATTTCAAgataaaagatttaaataataattatttctttattctcaagatttctttcttcctgatatcagatacaaaaaatacatggtttaaacgttttataagaaataatatttcatattacatgagaatgtacataaaatttttagtaatactttaaaaaataacGTCGTACCTGCATAAATCTGGTATAAACGTCGAAACAAAAGGCAATGGTTTTATTAATGGTGCCCAAATGATCGAGTCAGTTCCTCTTACTGTATTACAATCTTCAGAGTTCCACATTGTTTGTATTCTTTTTCCCATATAAGATGTTATATCTCCTAATTTCGTTATATCATTAACACCTCTGTTAACAGAAAATGGCCCACGAAAAGTAGCGTTCATCTACCAATtgggaaaattattattatttatatacgcATTTACTTAAATATTACTATGAATATTTTTCGAACACCTTAGAAACATGAAACATTTTGTTAGCTGTTATGAAAATATCTGAATAATTCCTGCATTCCTTGACATTATTGTTTAAATTTGAACGCAGAAAATGTTGGAaacttattattaaaatatgttaagaatctttaataaaaagttttatGACAAAGtactaaagatataaaaatatgttttgtttTTGCAAACAATTTTTACCCTCTGAAAGATACTGAGTAGATAAACATCTTGCTTGTCGGTTTCTCTTAACACAAGTGGTGGATTACTGCCCAATGTTTTGCATATCAAATCCAATTCAGGGAATTTTCTTAAATTGCACGAAATTTTAATTCCATTGAAAAGCAGATCTTTAGGATTAGCTTTTAGAAAAATGGTACTACGGTTTGGAAATAGTTTcggtatgttattaccatatttttccataaattcAGGAGGTAAGCCAGAGAGCTATACaaacataattaattaaaattatacataccGTTTACAGTTAAgggtaattaaataattaagtatGCGGAAGGATAAAGAGTTCAAATAAATCGTATAgacaatattttacatattagaTTACTATAGATATTCTgtgttaatataataatattaaactatTGAATAATTGCGTAATCGATCATTGTCGAACTAAgaagttattttttaaatcaaaagaGAAGATGTCTAAAAAACGAGTTATAGAGCTTTCATCTTCATATGCAATTATACTTGCCATCGATATGGTACCAATGTATGCAGGATTTAATATAGTAATTTTGTCATGTTTAGATAATTTCACACTCAAGTCTTTGTTAAAACTGTACGTAGATTTTGTTGTATATGTAATTTCATCCATCGTATCGTCCACGTCTATAATTTGTTTCTCGAGTATCTCActaaatgtattataatatacatgttaaaaaacgaattaacaaagattgataaatatttaaaaacttatTAGATCCAAATGTTTACGGTATATACGTATTCAAATAATTAActaaaattaaacgataaacacattttttaaaatattacttgtCTACCATAAAATATTCCAAGGTATAACATCTTTACGATactataatatttcttaattaatgcACTAACTAGCAAacataaattagaaatataGGACATGATAAAATAGCGTATTCGAAACAATATGTTAACGATAATACAATTGCAtttctagaaaaatataaatttcatacaacGTAAGTACTTTCGTTCAATTTAATCTCTTACTCGTAAGTAAATGGACCAACTTCATTGAAATATGGATTACTTCCACTCATCACTTCATCGGGATTGGTAACATTGAAGAAATGACACGTAAAAGTCAAATGTATAGGTGACATCCATACTTTGTATAGTTCTGAATCTTCACGCAGTGATATTGTCTGTAAATTGTTATTTTACATGAGTAAATTCTGTCTAACTTAGACgcattatacaaatttttaatttgagcGAATTATATCATATCTTGAAAGAGTAATGTTTGAACTTTTATTACACTGAATCCAAATGTGTCATCATTTTAAAAGGATGATTGAAaggtaattttattataatttgcaACTTTTCCAACGATGCTCATACTATTCAATTTTCACTAAAACGAAGAaccattttttgtaaaatataattttataaaaatttattttacatagtaAATTCAGtctccaaaaaaagaaaaataacattATCTCGAAAGAAGcattatacaaaaatttaaatatctatatttagattaagatacagatataATGTATGGTTTCATAACAATGAAGAAGTTAATATTCTAATAtcatgaatataaatatttaaattaacataaCAGTATCTTACCTCGGTTATTTTACTAATAAATTTGTTCAAGAATACCTCGGTTTGAGACAGGTATAAACCAAAAATAACCCATATAATTGCACAGCCATAATAACAccacattttataaaaattactgcgaactttttctttaaaattatcaatttgTCTAATATTAGGAGACATAATGCccgtattttatttctgtatatgtatattttaatatttatttcagtgTTCTCAATCTCGTGCACAAACCAAATCTCTTTGCAGAAATTAGTAGGAAAACTCTCATATATTCGGTTTTTATACTGAACTTTGCAATGCATGCAGCTttcgttattaataaataatacattcgtGCAATTATGGAATATGAATTCATGTTACGAACATAAAcgattacataaattatttatatatcatcTACTAAAATCTCAAATCAATATTcttattttagattattttataCTTATGATCGATATGTTATTTGTATTCATATTTTAGTGATATTACTTTT
This region includes:
- the LOC100642446 gene encoding sensory neuron membrane protein 2-like; the protein is MWCYYGCAIIWVIFGLYLSQTEVFLNKFISKITETISLREDSELYKVWMSPIHLTFTCHFFNVTNPDEVMSGSNPYFNEVGPFTYDEILEKQIIDVDDTMDEITYTTKSTYSFNKDLSVKLSKHDKITILNPAYIGTISMLSGLPPEFMEKYGNNIPKLFPNRSTIFLKANPKDLLFNGIKISCNLRKFPELDLICKTLGSNPPLVLRETDKQDVYLLSIFQRMNATFRGPFSVNRGVNDITKLGDITSYMGKRIQTMWNSEDCNTVRGTDSIIWAPLIKPLPFVSTFIPDLCRTIEADYKDEVSVRGLIGSRFVMKERTWFLNTSQCYCLLENKIPKCLPQGLIDVSECQKLPVVLSEPHFLHGDPQLLKYARGLNPDERLHETYIIIEPYTGTPLSGQKRTQINLYLEKQSVELLSNVSEGYFPLMWCENMLTYEYNLSLHHAPDHFKM